Proteins from one Capricornis sumatraensis isolate serow.1 chromosome 2, serow.2, whole genome shotgun sequence genomic window:
- the TMEM69 gene encoding LOW QUALITY PROTEIN: transmembrane protein 69 (The sequence of the model RefSeq protein was modified relative to this genomic sequence to represent the inferred CDS: inserted 1 base in 1 codon): MLHFIRKFSQASSKMLKYTSTVRPGASRRIETLSHKTCLQQNFSLLFPRLWLFSSFPACVSKTQYYHTSLCSFKKKQEQAVLPARPPRTVSLLPDSPKPALYITLAGLIPFVAPPVVMVMTKTYIPILXFYSDGLWSQFPFFLGRDQMGFCSARR, translated from the exons ATGCTTCACTTCATCCGGAAGTTTTCTCAAGCATCTTCAAAG ATGCTGAAGTACACTTCCACAGTCAGACCAGGAGCCAGCCGGAGAATAGAAACACTTTCTCACAAGACATGTCTTCAGCAGAacttttcccttttgtttccGAGACTTTGGCTTTTCTCATCCTTTCCAGCATGTGTGAGCAAGACACAATATTATCATACTTCCCTATGCAGTTTTAAGAAGAAGCAAGAGCAAGCAGTGCTTCCAGCCAGGCCACCACGAACAGTCAGTTTGCTGCCTGACAGCCCAAAGCCAGCATTATACATAACTCTGGCAGGACTAATCCCCTTCGTTGCTCCACCAGTGGTCATGGTGATGACAAAGACTTATATTCCCATAT GCTTTTACTCAGATGGCTTATGGAGccagtttcctttctttcttgggAGGGATCAGATGGGGTTTTGCTCTGCCAGAAGGTAG